A region from the Geobacter benzoatilyticus genome encodes:
- a CDS encoding formate dehydrogenase accessory protein FdhE, with amino-acid sequence MSRAAEKKAFIDELFVAHPEYAEALTLFRELYSSLEGKEGETGISVALSDVPRATRLLKGIPLIPPAGITVDRDRAVAFIGEVIDVMQRVGNDENGGLDRLRQGLADGSLDILGLLRAALEDDRKVILETALAVRVNPPLLEFALQTPLRTALELVSADVDPAEAEGWREHFCPVCGSPAGMAELVGEQEERHLSCSTCFYQWSFNRPDCTFCGNKDSEKLTHFFADDGPHRVDVCLVCGRYMKTRISPDGMSGVSPEMDDLSTVLLDLVATQEGYRSCK; translated from the coding sequence ATGTCACGAGCCGCCGAAAAAAAGGCCTTTATCGATGAGTTGTTCGTTGCGCATCCCGAATATGCCGAGGCGCTTACCCTTTTCCGCGAACTGTATTCCTCCCTGGAAGGGAAAGAGGGAGAAACCGGCATCTCCGTTGCCCTGTCGGACGTTCCGAGAGCCACCCGGCTGCTGAAGGGGATTCCGCTTATTCCGCCGGCCGGAATTACGGTTGATCGTGACAGGGCCGTGGCCTTCATTGGAGAGGTTATCGACGTGATGCAACGGGTCGGTAACGATGAGAACGGCGGCCTGGACCGTTTGCGCCAGGGGCTCGCCGACGGCTCTCTCGACATCCTCGGGTTGCTGCGCGCCGCCCTGGAAGATGACCGGAAGGTAATTCTCGAAACGGCCCTGGCGGTACGGGTAAACCCGCCGCTTCTGGAATTCGCCCTGCAAACCCCACTTCGCACTGCTCTGGAACTGGTATCCGCAGATGTCGATCCGGCGGAAGCAGAAGGGTGGCGGGAACATTTCTGCCCCGTTTGCGGCTCTCCGGCCGGCATGGCCGAACTCGTGGGAGAGCAGGAGGAGCGGCACCTTTCCTGCTCGACCTGTTTTTACCAGTGGTCCTTTAACCGTCCGGACTGCACCTTTTGCGGCAACAAGGACTCCGAAAAGCTCACCCATTTCTTCGCCGATGATGGTCCCCATCGGGTGGATGTCTGCCTTGTCTGCGGCCGTTACATGAAGACCCGCATATCCCCTGATGGAATGTCCGGCGTATCGCCGGAGATGGACGATCTGTCCACGGTGCTTCTGGATCTGGTGGCAACCCAGGAGGGATACCGGAGCTGCAAGTAA
- a CDS encoding hydrogenase small subunit yields MGKEAMLRDGVSRRDFIKTCVAATAVMGLPYSMHTKVAEAAQMANKPPVIWLHFQECTGCSESLLRSNHPDVSSLILDTLSLDYHETLMIGSGHQAEKSLHDSMKANHGKYILVVEGAIPTKDKGIYCKVGGVTAVDSLTRAAEGAVAIIALGTCAAYGGIQSSPPNPTGAVGVRDIIKNKPVINIPGCPPNPYNFLSTVLYYLTFNKLPELDSLGRPKFAYGRKIHEHCERRPHFDAGRFAVAYGDKTHAEGYCLYKLGCKGPATFANCSVQRFNDVGVWPVSVGHPCIGCTEPDILFKKPIAEKLQIHLPTPPDTYAPADLGQKGPGISPLATGVVGIAGGIAVGAGAMLTKKLPGGEETHEKHE; encoded by the coding sequence ATGGGAAAAGAAGCGATGCTTCGTGATGGCGTGTCACGGAGGGATTTCATTAAAACCTGCGTTGCGGCCACGGCCGTCATGGGGCTGCCGTACAGTATGCACACCAAGGTCGCCGAGGCGGCCCAGATGGCCAACAAGCCGCCGGTGATCTGGCTCCACTTCCAGGAGTGCACCGGTTGTTCCGAATCGCTGCTCCGCTCCAATCATCCGGACGTTTCGTCGCTCATCCTCGATACGCTCTCTCTGGACTATCACGAAACCCTCATGATCGGTTCCGGGCATCAGGCGGAAAAATCGCTCCACGACTCCATGAAGGCGAACCACGGGAAGTACATCCTGGTGGTTGAGGGGGCGATTCCCACGAAGGATAAAGGGATCTACTGCAAGGTGGGGGGCGTAACCGCCGTCGATTCGCTCACCAGGGCGGCCGAAGGGGCCGTCGCCATCATCGCTCTCGGCACCTGTGCCGCATACGGGGGTATTCAGTCGTCTCCCCCCAACCCCACCGGCGCCGTGGGGGTTCGCGACATCATCAAGAACAAGCCGGTCATCAATATCCCCGGCTGCCCGCCGAACCCTTACAACTTCCTTTCGACGGTCCTCTACTACCTGACCTTCAACAAGCTTCCCGAACTGGATTCCCTGGGGCGTCCCAAATTCGCCTACGGCCGCAAGATTCATGAGCACTGCGAGCGCCGTCCCCACTTCGATGCCGGGCGCTTCGCCGTTGCCTACGGCGACAAGACCCACGCCGAGGGGTACTGCCTCTACAAGCTGGGATGCAAGGGGCCGGCGACCTTCGCCAACTGCTCCGTTCAGCGTTTCAACGATGTGGGTGTGTGGCCGGTTTCCGTGGGGCACCCATGCATCGGCTGCACCGAGCCGGACATCCTCTTCAAGAAGCCCATCGCCGAGAAGCTGCAGATTCACCTGCCGACGCCGCCCGATACCTATGCCCCGGCAGACCTCGGGCAGAAGGGCCCCGGCATCAGCCCATTGGCCACCGGGGTGGTCGGCATTGCCGGCGGCATCGCCGTTGGCGCCGGCGCCATGCTGACGAAAAAACTTCCCGGCGGGGAGGAAACCCATGAAAAGCACGAGTAG
- a CDS encoding class I SAM-dependent methyltransferase: MYDFSRCKLCAANGASPKYKLKKMSIYACPECDFHYIDHLDEMPSSHPGHTAQPLDQKGWDYIERHLPGNGQQLGKNLALVKRHLPLDGANCLDIGSGAGLFPHLLAEAGACVQGIEPQGAFREFAQKKFGIELSGETIDASHWQSGFNGFFDAVTLWDVLEHVNFPAETLKNAYNVIKHGGWLFLDTPRRDALYYRLCEFSYRLRAGKSSLFEAIYSPMPFRHKQIFTLRQLVQLAESIGFSVIQVHTRPLQPQNKMVLVCRKP, from the coding sequence ATGTACGATTTCAGCCGGTGCAAGCTGTGCGCGGCAAATGGCGCCAGCCCCAAATACAAACTGAAAAAAATGTCGATCTACGCCTGCCCGGAGTGCGACTTTCACTACATTGACCATCTGGACGAAATGCCTTCGAGCCACCCCGGTCACACCGCCCAACCCCTTGACCAGAAGGGATGGGACTATATAGAGAGACATCTTCCCGGCAACGGCCAACAACTGGGGAAAAATCTGGCGCTGGTCAAGCGCCATCTGCCACTGGACGGAGCCAATTGCCTCGACATCGGCTCAGGCGCCGGGCTCTTCCCCCATCTTCTGGCCGAAGCGGGCGCCTGCGTGCAGGGGATCGAACCCCAGGGAGCCTTCCGGGAATTCGCCCAGAAAAAATTCGGCATCGAGCTGAGCGGCGAAACCATCGACGCTTCCCACTGGCAGAGCGGTTTCAACGGCTTTTTCGACGCGGTAACGCTTTGGGATGTGCTCGAGCATGTGAACTTTCCCGCCGAGACCCTGAAGAACGCCTACAATGTCATAAAGCACGGCGGGTGGCTGTTCCTGGACACCCCCCGCAGGGACGCGCTCTACTACCGGCTCTGTGAATTTTCGTACCGCTTGAGAGCAGGCAAGAGCTCTCTCTTCGAGGCCATCTACTCCCCCATGCCGTTTCGCCACAAACAGATATTCACCCTCCGGCAACTGGTACAACTGGCGGAATCCATCGGCTTTTCGGTCATCCAGGTACACACCCGGCCCCTCCAGCCCCAGAACAAGATGGTGCTGGTCTGCCGGAAGCCCTAG
- the hybA gene encoding hydrogenase 2 operon protein HybA encodes MKSTSRRDFLKIMGFTGAACLAGAGPLCAATGREGDENTAIGMLYDATKCVGCKACMSACKRANFDQNNLSYEHLATDDDKLWDAPKDLSGDTRTIIKLYKESDTRFSYVKHSCMHCTKPACVSACPVKAMTKDPVTGVVSYNKNICIGCRYCQVACPYNIPRFQWSKAIPQMVKCDFCKETNLKTNGLPACSETCPVGAITFGRRKDLLDEAHRRIAKTPDLYVHKVYGEKEAGGANHLYLAAFPFEKLGLPVLPEESPAALSEHIQHTIYKGFIAPVALYSVLCAVAMKNKKDQEKLGHGEEE; translated from the coding sequence ATGAAAAGCACGAGTAGGCGTGATTTCCTGAAAATCATGGGATTCACCGGCGCTGCGTGCCTGGCGGGCGCCGGTCCCCTCTGTGCCGCCACCGGGCGGGAAGGTGACGAGAATACCGCCATCGGCATGCTTTACGACGCCACCAAGTGCGTCGGCTGCAAGGCGTGCATGTCGGCCTGCAAGCGGGCCAACTTCGACCAGAACAACCTCTCCTACGAGCATCTGGCCACCGATGATGACAAGCTCTGGGATGCTCCCAAGGACCTCTCCGGCGACACGCGCACCATCATCAAGCTTTACAAGGAGTCGGACACCCGCTTCTCATACGTCAAGCACTCCTGCATGCACTGTACGAAGCCCGCATGCGTGTCCGCCTGCCCGGTGAAGGCCATGACCAAGGACCCGGTGACCGGGGTGGTCTCGTACAACAAGAACATCTGCATCGGCTGCCGCTACTGCCAGGTGGCCTGCCCCTACAACATCCCCCGCTTCCAGTGGTCGAAGGCCATCCCCCAGATGGTCAAATGCGATTTCTGCAAGGAGACGAACCTGAAGACCAACGGGTTGCCAGCCTGCAGCGAGACGTGCCCCGTGGGTGCCATAACCTTCGGCAGGCGGAAAGATCTGCTGGATGAAGCGCACCGGCGGATCGCGAAAACCCCCGACCTTTACGTCCATAAGGTTTATGGCGAGAAAGAGGCGGGAGGAGCCAATCACCTCTACCTGGCAGCGTTCCCCTTCGAGAAGCTGGGGCTCCCGGTGCTGCCGGAAGAGTCGCCGGCCGCATTGTCCGAACATATCCAGCACACCATCTACAAGGGGTTCATTGCCCCGGTCGCGCTCTACAGCGTCCTCTGCGCGGTCGCCATGAAGAACAAGAAGGATCAGGAAAAACTGGGACACGGGGAGGAGGAATAA
- a CDS encoding ATP-dependent 6-phosphofructokinase produces MSKKMKICINTGGGDAPGLNAVIEAVTMAAHNRQWDVYGIKCGYAGLLNTDEIIHLTPEKVDGIASTGGTILGTTNKGNPFMMPVTNAAGEIEQRDLSDRVMENFRRLRFDALVAVGGDGSLEIANRFAEKGMPVIGVPKTIDNDMGGTVISFGFDTAVSIATEAIDRLHSTAKSHDRVMVVELMGRNAGFIALNSGISGNADVILIPEIPFDIEKVCDKLMDNELRGHRYAIVVVAEGAVPKGGDVIAKGAGEAGRQHVVLGGIAEYVAKEISRRTGKDSRSLVLGHLQRGGSPSTFDRLLSLRFGAAAVRAIEMGQFNHMVALRSPDIALVPLGEALGIQKRVLTNGDTVLTARDLGICFGD; encoded by the coding sequence ATGTCAAAGAAAATGAAGATTTGCATCAATACCGGAGGCGGTGATGCACCAGGTCTGAATGCCGTCATCGAGGCGGTCACCATGGCCGCCCACAACCGGCAATGGGACGTGTACGGCATCAAATGCGGTTATGCCGGGCTGCTCAACACGGATGAAATAATCCACCTGACCCCGGAAAAGGTCGATGGCATCGCCAGCACCGGCGGCACCATCCTGGGGACCACCAACAAGGGGAATCCCTTCATGATGCCGGTGACCAACGCCGCAGGGGAAATTGAGCAGCGCGACCTATCGGACCGGGTCATGGAAAACTTCCGCAGGCTCCGCTTCGATGCGCTGGTTGCCGTGGGTGGCGACGGCAGTCTTGAGATCGCCAACCGTTTTGCGGAGAAGGGGATGCCGGTGATCGGGGTCCCCAAGACCATCGACAACGACATGGGCGGAACGGTCATATCCTTCGGCTTCGACACGGCAGTGAGCATAGCCACCGAGGCGATCGACCGGCTCCACTCAACGGCCAAGTCCCACGACCGGGTCATGGTCGTCGAGCTCATGGGGCGCAATGCCGGATTTATCGCCCTGAACAGCGGCATCTCCGGCAATGCCGATGTTATCCTCATCCCGGAGATACCGTTCGATATCGAAAAAGTCTGCGACAAGCTGATGGACAATGAATTGCGCGGGCACCGGTATGCCATCGTGGTCGTGGCCGAGGGGGCGGTTCCCAAGGGTGGCGACGTTATCGCGAAAGGTGCCGGAGAGGCCGGACGCCAGCATGTGGTGCTCGGCGGCATCGCCGAATACGTGGCAAAGGAAATCTCCCGGCGCACCGGCAAGGACTCGCGCTCACTGGTTCTGGGGCACCTGCAAAGGGGAGGCTCGCCATCCACCTTCGACCGTCTGCTCTCCCTGCGGTTCGGCGCCGCGGCCGTACGGGCCATCGAGATGGGGCAATTCAACCACATGGTAGCGCTCCGTTCGCCGGACATTGCCCTGGTTCCGCTGGGAGAAGCCCTCGGAATACAGAAACGGGTCCTGACCAACGGGGATACGGTGCTGACTGCCCGCGATCTCGGAATATGCTTCGGAGACTGA
- a CDS encoding twin-arginine translocase TatA/TatE family subunit: protein MFGFGMPEMVIILVIALVVFGPAKLPQLGQSLGAGIRNFKKATIEDDVTLVNKVEGEEKK, encoded by the coding sequence ATGTTTGGATTCGGAATGCCTGAAATGGTCATTATTCTTGTCATCGCCCTCGTTGTCTTCGGTCCGGCAAAGCTGCCCCAGCTGGGCCAGTCGCTGGGTGCCGGAATACGGAATTTCAAGAAGGCGACAATCGAAGATGATGTAACACTGGTGAACAAGGTGGAAGGTGAGGAGAAAAAATAG